A single Streptomyces sannanensis DNA region contains:
- a CDS encoding helix-turn-helix transcriptional regulator gives MDDEVQQSEYEVGTGMLCVFGRHLKLFRERSEMDRARFGSLTGYSASTIASFEQGRRIPPPKFIDQADEVLGAGGVLCASKEEVARAQYPAFFRDAAKLEAEAVELHVYANQAVPGLLQTEEYARAVFINWRPLLHEDVVEQRVTARLARQEIFCRTQLPTISFVIEESVLRRPLGGWGIMRGQLEQILLHGQRRNVEIQVMPIERDEHAGLAGPFTLIEAKEGRRIAYVEAQQDSCLYTARKPVREIEEQYGLLRAQALTPRESLALVEKLLGER, from the coding sequence GTGGACGACGAGGTTCAGCAGTCGGAGTACGAGGTCGGAACGGGCATGCTGTGCGTGTTCGGGCGGCACTTGAAGCTGTTCCGGGAGCGGTCGGAGATGGACCGCGCGAGGTTCGGGTCACTGACCGGGTACTCGGCTTCGACGATCGCCTCGTTCGAGCAGGGGAGACGTATTCCGCCGCCGAAGTTCATCGACCAGGCCGATGAAGTGCTGGGCGCAGGTGGGGTGTTGTGCGCGAGCAAGGAGGAGGTGGCGCGGGCTCAGTATCCGGCGTTCTTTCGGGATGCGGCCAAGTTGGAGGCCGAGGCGGTTGAGCTTCACGTGTATGCCAACCAAGCGGTGCCTGGGCTGTTGCAGACGGAAGAGTATGCGCGGGCGGTGTTCATCAACTGGCGGCCTCTGCTGCACGAGGACGTGGTCGAGCAGAGGGTGACAGCGCGCCTGGCCCGGCAGGAGATTTTCTGCCGCACGCAGTTGCCCACCATCAGCTTCGTCATCGAGGAGTCGGTTCTGCGTAGACCGCTGGGCGGGTGGGGCATCATGCGAGGGCAGTTGGAGCAGATCCTGCTCCATGGACAGCGGCGTAACGTGGAGATTCAGGTGATGCCGATCGAGCGGGACGAGCACGCCGGACTGGCTGGTCCGTTCACCTTGATCGAGGCGAAGGAAGGGCGGAGGATCGCGTACGTGGAGGCTCAGCAGGACAGTTGCCTCTACACGGCGCGGAAGCCAGTCCGGGAGATCGAGGAGCAGTACGGACTCCTTCGGGCCCAAGCGCTCACTCCGCGCGAGTCGCTGGCCCTCGTCGAGAAGTTGCTTGGAGAGAGATGA
- a CDS encoding DUF397 domain-containing protein has protein sequence MNVEQPVPESTWFKSSYSSGAGGECLEVAACPGRVHVRDSKDTTRAALAVEPTAWTAFVHFAAL, from the coding sequence ATGAACGTCGAACAGCCTGTACCTGAGTCGACCTGGTTCAAGAGCAGTTACAGCAGTGGGGCAGGCGGCGAATGCCTTGAGGTCGCCGCCTGCCCCGGCAGGGTTCACGTCCGCGACTCAAAGGACACGACCCGTGCCGCACTGGCCGTGGAACCCACGGCGTGGACCGCGTTCGTACACTTCGCGGCACTCTGA
- a CDS encoding DUF6879 family protein — translation MFDSFPNGVSERMDRPTYHADFGQVYTSGIGFLNKLERGQHFKERGFASWEAFATGDWTRALSLAEERRDDYAQELQKAAQLGVPHRRLRVVEFPITPYVQWEFFVLRVRVDLGDDIKVLDARKISDIEKDRPVPEVVILGDVAMYEVVYDDDGNAAGANRFTERALIRETSLGFDTLYERGEGFYAFFDREIVPLAPPQGLGAQTGFPGSH, via the coding sequence GTGTTTGATTCGTTCCCCAACGGGGTCTCCGAGCGCATGGATCGCCCCACGTATCACGCGGACTTCGGACAGGTCTACACCAGCGGCATCGGCTTCCTGAACAAGCTCGAACGCGGGCAGCATTTCAAGGAGCGGGGCTTCGCCAGCTGGGAGGCTTTCGCCACCGGTGACTGGACGAGGGCGCTGTCCCTTGCCGAAGAGAGGCGCGACGACTACGCGCAGGAACTCCAGAAGGCGGCGCAACTGGGCGTCCCGCACCGCCGCCTTCGTGTTGTGGAGTTCCCGATCACACCGTACGTGCAGTGGGAGTTTTTCGTGCTGCGGGTGCGTGTGGACCTGGGCGACGACATCAAAGTGCTCGATGCCCGCAAGATCTCGGACATCGAGAAGGACCGCCCGGTTCCGGAGGTGGTGATTCTCGGGGACGTGGCCATGTATGAGGTGGTTTACGACGATGATGGGAACGCGGCCGGCGCCAACCGCTTCACCGAACGAGCCCTAATCCGGGAAACGTCTCTCGGATTCGACACGCTCTACGAGCGCGGTGAGGGTTTCTACGCTTTCTTCGACCGGGAGATCGTTCCGCTTGCCCCGCCTCAGGGCCTCGGCGCTCAGACGGGTTTTCCCGGTTCGCATTGA
- a CDS encoding tetratricopeptide repeat protein, with the protein MDGHAEDRGRVYQASGDQHINEHHHYGGDTSGPSGPDSVRRPAVGRPPVVLRDRTEVMERLRASIEVGRGGGVYVLYGMGGCGKTAVACAFFQVATGEGGRVGLWVNASDRASLRAGMLAVAADRGAGDGELLAARNGLRPAADLVWQYLDRSAEPWLLVLDNADEPEILRDGSWLRTSPRGTVVVTTRRAAARWWPGAELQHIGVLPREDAALVLCDLAPHSGTAEQAARIADRLGRLPLALTLAGGFLSHQVLDPWTLDAYGHHLDEDERVQLIDRGADALSEADPRHLVGMTWQLTLDTFEARGLPEAAALLRLLARFASEPLPLSLLDRADIGGVLPRARTETALRALLDQSLTELVDVGVRCVQSHGVLLDSVSAATPAKRMPALDTTAVRLLDAAVPGVPDAGPYDPQLRLLVPHALALLRRIGEPSALADALSVATRLSVALHRTGDYLSAWETSRTAADLAQQPLGADHRLVLAARSRAGRALFRLGRYAEAESSLRGVRATQERLFGADDPDTLDSGYGLQLVLGNLGRREESLALLRATVTGRRTALGPAHPLTLRSRASLLEMLPASEVVTEEDGALLSLPSECARLLGPDHTVTLGAGHNHAWALYLLGRFDEADEEIRLVAEAYVRRFGPENPIVLAARQLFSRTRSALGHVDVGIELMTDVVARRERSLGPGHPFTVASRRLLDEYRSGRRRPPQPAGG; encoded by the coding sequence ATGGACGGTCATGCCGAGGACCGGGGGCGTGTCTACCAGGCGTCGGGCGACCAGCACATCAACGAACACCACCACTACGGCGGCGACACCTCCGGGCCGAGCGGCCCGGACTCGGTCCGCCGTCCGGCGGTGGGGCGGCCTCCGGTGGTGCTGCGCGACCGCACCGAGGTGATGGAACGCCTGCGGGCAAGCATCGAGGTTGGGCGCGGTGGCGGAGTCTACGTGCTGTACGGCATGGGTGGCTGCGGCAAGACGGCGGTCGCCTGTGCCTTCTTCCAGGTGGCCACCGGCGAAGGCGGCCGGGTAGGCCTGTGGGTCAACGCCTCCGACCGTGCGAGCCTGCGCGCCGGCATGCTGGCCGTCGCAGCGGACCGGGGGGCGGGCGACGGCGAACTGCTGGCCGCCCGCAACGGCCTCCGTCCCGCGGCGGATCTCGTCTGGCAGTATCTCGACCGCTCCGCCGAGCCCTGGCTGCTGGTCCTCGACAACGCCGACGAGCCGGAGATCCTGCGGGACGGCAGTTGGCTGCGCACCAGCCCACGCGGCACTGTCGTGGTGACCACCCGGCGGGCCGCCGCTCGCTGGTGGCCAGGGGCCGAACTGCAGCACATCGGCGTACTGCCGCGGGAGGACGCCGCACTCGTGCTGTGCGACCTCGCCCCGCACAGCGGTACGGCGGAGCAGGCCGCGCGGATCGCGGACCGGCTCGGGCGGCTGCCACTCGCCCTCACCCTGGCGGGCGGCTTCCTGTCCCATCAGGTACTCGACCCCTGGACGTTGGATGCCTACGGGCATCATCTCGACGAGGACGAACGTGTCCAGCTCATCGACCGAGGAGCTGACGCGTTGTCCGAGGCGGACCCGCGGCATCTGGTCGGCATGACCTGGCAGTTGACACTCGACACGTTCGAGGCGCGCGGGCTGCCCGAAGCGGCGGCACTGCTCAGGCTGCTGGCCCGGTTCGCTTCGGAGCCACTGCCGCTGTCCCTGCTCGACCGCGCCGACATCGGCGGCGTCCTCCCCCGTGCCCGTACCGAAACAGCGTTGAGAGCCCTGCTCGACCAGTCGCTGACCGAACTGGTCGACGTCGGCGTGCGCTGCGTACAGAGCCATGGAGTGCTGCTCGACAGCGTCTCGGCGGCGACACCTGCGAAGCGGATGCCCGCTCTCGACACGACGGCCGTCCGGCTGCTCGACGCGGCCGTGCCCGGCGTACCCGACGCGGGCCCCTACGATCCACAGCTACGACTGCTGGTACCCCATGCGCTCGCCTTGTTGCGACGTATCGGCGAACCATCGGCTCTGGCCGATGCCCTGTCCGTCGCGACGCGGCTGTCGGTCGCCCTGCACCGCACCGGCGACTACCTCTCGGCCTGGGAGACCTCCCGTACCGCGGCGGACCTCGCACAGCAGCCGCTCGGCGCGGATCACCGTCTGGTACTGGCTGCCCGTTCCAGGGCCGGCCGAGCGCTGTTCCGACTGGGCAGGTACGCCGAAGCCGAGTCGTCGCTCCGCGGTGTCCGTGCCACCCAGGAGAGACTGTTCGGGGCCGACGACCCCGACACCCTGGACAGCGGCTACGGCCTTCAGCTCGTGCTGGGAAACCTCGGCAGACGAGAGGAATCGCTCGCACTCCTCCGGGCGACCGTCACCGGTCGGCGCACGGCACTGGGCCCCGCGCACCCACTGACTCTGCGGTCCCGCGCCAGTCTGCTGGAGATGCTGCCCGCCTCCGAGGTGGTCACCGAGGAAGACGGCGCGCTGCTCTCCCTGCCGTCGGAATGCGCCCGGCTCCTCGGCCCCGATCACACGGTGACGCTGGGCGCCGGACACAACCACGCCTGGGCGCTCTACCTCCTGGGCCGTTTCGACGAGGCCGATGAGGAGATCCGGCTCGTCGCCGAAGCGTATGTGCGCCGCTTCGGACCCGAGAACCCGATCGTGCTCGCGGCCCGGCAGCTCTTCTCCCGAACCCGGTCCGCCCTCGGCCACGTGGATGTGGGGATCGAGCTGATGACGGATGTCGTCGCACGGCGGGAACGCAGCCTGGGCCCCGGGCACCCCTTCACGGTCGCGAGCCGTCGGCTGCTGGACGAGTACCGATCGGGTCGACGGCGCCCGCCGCAACCGGCCGGCGGATGA
- the pglY gene encoding BREX-2 system ATPase PglY, with amino-acid sequence MAQQPLLRDVINIKESISTSDFVLSLAEATTREGAEHALKDYVVTERLLENFDEALGLIKSALDGHTSKAAYLHGSFGSGKSHFMAVLHALLSGSPAARARSEFDPVLTKHEWLGTDGKKFLLVPYHMLGAKALEQRVLGGYVHHVKKLHSDAPTPQVYRTDSLFADIRAMRANIGDEGVIRGLGSADSADEEDEWGEGFAWTPQLLDTALAAEEVHEAGEALNLVSPSTPPELRARLVQDASTNLLPGFAKNAVEDEHGFISLDAGLSVIAEHAKALGYDGLILFMDELILWLATLIHDQKFVAREASKITNFVEGGDARRAIPVVSFIARQRDLRELVGEEVSGAAESSIQDTLNLASGRFDKITLEDRNLPQIANARLLKPKDDAAAQLVDAAFEQTKRVGTQIWDTLLGSDKGTTGADADSFRLTYPFSPAFMDTLVHISSALQRSRTGLKLMGQLLADHRDDLRLGQLIPVGDLYPVIAEGGDKPFTDSLKVVFEAADKLYKNKLRPYLLTSYDITEDDVEQYLHRPDTITDPKLANSCRLFVGDNRLACTLLLSALAPSVPALSELTIRRLGALNHGSVMAPIPGSEVGIIKNKVAEWAARFPEIKETGTDANPGVRLELSGVDVDSVIANAQVNDNPGNRLALAKRLLSEELGVEHGAFSDELNFVWRGTGRTAEVVFGNVADEDELPDHDLMPQEEGRWRIAVDLPFDEGEWGPVEDANRMRRLREKQQGERSRSVAWLPAHLSAQRFADFRRLVVIDKALADEQRFDTQYAGHLNADNRSRAKGLLETQRESLLKQVKGAFKQAYGLAQKQDADVSLDFDDHLQALPDVSDLTLSFGQSLHDGIRHVAGKLLVHQYPAHPNLDPDATETAVKPADARKVFTHVRAAAEARDGRIEVPAADRKLMQRIATPLRLGQQKEAYFELSRYWADHFRQLASGQGTTGDLSLITLTDWTDKPEPRGLPDFLAKLVVASFAEMDDRVWVRGSTVLDPAPELAQIKDHDALRSQPLPGEADWEAARQRFETVFGQKAPTLRRGRMVNQFARQIIDSVRVQQEHAAELVRQLEAHSSFLGLDETDDTGRLALARRALELLKAVTAAAGQGAAGAKKTVETLASFDLGAVSADRYGTSIKQARAVAEALARASWSTLDLASSEGPEGAALLDSLRNVARGDQRTGDLRDALARTQREVLALVKRNRAAATPQPVPVVPTPPAPTAGDISLSTDTSHPPVPEIPQQTGAAGSPGTVRRSGGGRTTAGRAVAELQAELAELASREPGATIEITWRVVD; translated from the coding sequence ATGGCCCAGCAGCCCCTTCTTCGCGATGTCATCAACATCAAGGAGTCCATCTCGACCTCGGACTTCGTGCTGTCCCTCGCCGAGGCGACCACGCGCGAGGGTGCCGAGCACGCGCTCAAGGACTACGTGGTCACGGAGCGGCTGCTGGAGAACTTCGATGAGGCCCTCGGCCTCATCAAGTCCGCCCTCGACGGTCACACCTCCAAGGCGGCTTACCTGCACGGCTCGTTCGGTTCCGGTAAGTCGCACTTCATGGCCGTCCTGCACGCGCTCCTCAGCGGCAGCCCGGCCGCCCGTGCGCGCAGCGAGTTCGACCCCGTACTGACCAAGCACGAGTGGCTCGGCACGGACGGCAAGAAGTTCCTGCTCGTGCCCTACCACATGCTCGGCGCCAAAGCCCTGGAGCAGCGCGTGCTCGGCGGGTACGTCCACCATGTAAAGAAGCTGCACTCGGACGCCCCGACCCCGCAGGTGTACCGGACCGACTCCCTCTTCGCCGATATCCGCGCCATGCGGGCCAACATCGGCGACGAAGGCGTCATCCGGGGCCTCGGCAGCGCGGACAGCGCCGACGAAGAGGACGAGTGGGGCGAGGGCTTCGCCTGGACCCCGCAGCTCCTCGACACCGCACTCGCCGCCGAGGAGGTCCACGAGGCCGGCGAGGCCCTGAACCTGGTCTCCCCCTCCACGCCCCCGGAACTGCGCGCCCGCCTTGTCCAGGACGCCAGCACCAACCTCCTCCCCGGCTTCGCCAAGAATGCCGTAGAGGACGAGCACGGCTTCATCTCGCTCGACGCCGGTTTGTCCGTCATCGCCGAGCACGCCAAGGCGCTCGGCTACGACGGGCTGATCCTCTTCATGGACGAGCTGATCCTGTGGCTCGCCACCCTCATTCACGACCAGAAGTTCGTGGCCCGCGAGGCCAGCAAGATCACGAACTTCGTGGAGGGCGGCGACGCCCGCCGGGCCATCCCGGTCGTGTCGTTCATCGCCCGCCAGCGTGACCTGCGTGAGCTGGTCGGCGAGGAGGTGTCCGGGGCCGCCGAATCGTCCATCCAGGACACCCTCAACCTCGCCTCCGGACGCTTCGACAAGATCACCCTCGAGGACCGCAACCTCCCCCAGATCGCCAACGCCCGCCTGCTCAAGCCGAAGGACGACGCAGCAGCCCAGCTGGTCGACGCGGCCTTCGAGCAGACGAAGCGGGTCGGCACCCAGATTTGGGATACCCTCCTCGGCTCCGACAAGGGGACGACGGGCGCGGACGCCGACTCGTTCCGGCTGACGTACCCCTTCTCGCCGGCCTTCATGGACACCCTCGTCCACATCTCGTCCGCGCTGCAGCGCTCCCGTACCGGTCTGAAGCTGATGGGCCAGCTGCTTGCCGACCACCGCGACGACCTCCGCCTTGGCCAGCTCATCCCCGTCGGCGATCTCTACCCCGTCATCGCGGAGGGCGGCGACAAGCCCTTCACCGACAGCCTGAAGGTCGTCTTCGAGGCCGCTGACAAGTTGTACAAGAACAAGCTGCGGCCGTACCTGCTCACCTCGTACGACATCACCGAGGACGACGTCGAGCAGTACCTGCACAGGCCCGACACCATCACCGACCCCAAGCTGGCCAACAGCTGCCGTCTGTTCGTCGGCGACAACCGGCTCGCCTGCACCCTCCTCCTGTCCGCCCTCGCACCCAGCGTGCCCGCCCTCTCCGAGCTGACCATCCGCCGCCTCGGCGCGCTCAACCACGGCTCGGTGATGGCGCCCATCCCGGGCAGCGAGGTCGGCATCATCAAGAACAAGGTCGCCGAGTGGGCGGCCCGGTTCCCCGAGATCAAGGAGACCGGCACCGACGCCAACCCGGGCGTCCGCCTCGAACTCTCCGGCGTCGACGTGGACTCCGTCATCGCCAACGCCCAGGTCAACGACAACCCGGGCAACCGGCTGGCGCTCGCCAAGCGGCTGCTGTCCGAGGAACTCGGTGTCGAGCACGGAGCGTTCAGCGACGAACTCAACTTCGTCTGGCGCGGTACCGGCCGCACCGCCGAGGTCGTCTTCGGGAACGTCGCCGACGAGGACGAGCTGCCCGACCACGACCTGATGCCGCAGGAGGAAGGGCGCTGGCGGATCGCCGTCGACCTGCCCTTCGACGAGGGTGAGTGGGGGCCCGTCGAGGACGCCAACCGGATGCGGCGACTGCGCGAGAAGCAGCAGGGCGAGCGGTCCCGTAGCGTCGCCTGGCTGCCCGCGCACCTCTCCGCCCAGCGGTTCGCGGACTTCCGCCGCCTCGTCGTCATCGACAAGGCCCTGGCCGACGAGCAGCGCTTCGACACCCAGTACGCCGGCCACCTCAACGCCGACAACCGCAGCCGCGCCAAGGGCCTGCTGGAGACCCAGCGCGAATCCCTGCTCAAGCAGGTCAAGGGCGCCTTCAAGCAGGCATACGGGCTGGCGCAGAAGCAGGACGCGGACGTCTCCCTCGACTTCGACGACCACCTCCAGGCGCTGCCGGACGTCAGCGACCTCACGCTGTCCTTCGGTCAGTCCCTGCACGACGGCATCCGGCACGTGGCCGGCAAGCTGCTCGTCCACCAGTACCCGGCGCACCCGAACCTCGACCCCGACGCGACGGAGACGGCCGTCAAGCCCGCCGACGCGCGGAAGGTCTTCACACACGTCCGGGCCGCGGCCGAGGCGCGCGACGGGCGGATCGAGGTTCCGGCCGCCGACCGCAAGCTGATGCAGCGGATCGCGACTCCCCTCCGGCTGGGTCAGCAGAAGGAGGCGTACTTCGAGCTGTCCCGCTACTGGGCCGACCACTTCCGTCAGCTCGCCAGCGGGCAGGGCACGACCGGCGACCTCAGCCTGATCACGCTCACCGACTGGACAGACAAGCCCGAGCCGCGCGGTCTGCCGGACTTCCTCGCCAAGCTGGTCGTGGCCTCCTTCGCGGAGATGGACGACCGGGTGTGGGTGCGCGGCAGCACCGTTCTCGACCCCGCCCCCGAGCTGGCGCAGATCAAGGACCACGACGCCCTGCGCAGCCAGCCCCTGCCCGGCGAAGCCGACTGGGAGGCCGCGCGGCAGCGCTTCGAGACCGTCTTCGGACAGAAGGCGCCCACGCTGCGGCGCGGACGCATGGTCAATCAGTTCGCCCGTCAGATCATCGACTCCGTCCGCGTGCAGCAGGAGCACGCCGCCGAACTCGTACGGCAGCTGGAGGCGCACTCCTCCTTCCTCGGCCTGGACGAGACCGACGACACCGGGCGGCTCGCGCTCGCCCGTCGCGCGCTCGAGCTCCTCAAGGCAGTCACGGCGGCTGCCGGGCAGGGCGCGGCCGGGGCGAAGAAGACGGTGGAGACGCTCGCCTCCTTCGACCTCGGCGCCGTCAGCGCCGACCGGTACGGGACCTCGATCAAGCAGGCCCGCGCCGTCGCCGAAGCCCTCGCGCGAGCCTCCTGGTCCACCCTCGACCTCGCCTCGTCCGAAGGCCCCGAGGGTGCCGCGCTGCTCGACTCCCTGCGCAACGTGGCGCGAGGCGACCAGCGCACCGGTGACCTGCGCGACGCCCTGGCCCGTACGCAGCGCGAGGTGCTGGCGCTGGTGAAGCGGAACCGGGCGGCGGCCACCCCGCAGCCTGTTCCCGTCGTGCCCACCCCGCCCGCGCCGACCGCGGGGGACATCTCTCTGAGCACGGACACCAGCCACCCGCCGGTGCCGGAGATCCCGCAGCAGACGGGCGCCGCCGGCAGCCCGGGCACCGTGCGGCGCTCGGGCGGGGGCCGGACCACGGCAGGCCGAGCCGTGGCCGAACTCCAGGCGGAACTGGCCGAGCTGGCGTCCCGTGAGCCGGGTGCCACCATCGAGATCACCTGGCGGGTCGTCGACTGA